In the genome of Megalops cyprinoides isolate fMegCyp1 chromosome 7, fMegCyp1.pri, whole genome shotgun sequence, one region contains:
- the tamalin gene encoding general receptor for phosphoinositides 1-associated scaffold protein, with product MKNMTFRKLKKLNSSDPDCGTSDSGEIYFSSSKSDSCRTMESNSSSDVYNYRTLAYSGGTLPRNFRKGGLQKWKPLTKSPELQRKVIVLEKEDEETFGFEIQTYGLHHQNENSVEMCTFVCKVHEGSPAQNAGLRVGDTIASVNEAVVEGFRHKEIVQLIRSSGNSIRLETVYSDSIRKAELEARLQFLKQTLHEKWDEFRSLMVQEQRLVHGIVMSDAAVYESLESARAFVYGSLGAPSPAAVRAVRCTGSNSSSASRLSVATDDDPLYQTCLYQDDQTDSNSGSMNDVKQSQRCTRPASELFPPSKTHLTRSASTRSYLRGSSTPAGGDKQGSFGSLPRKPKQKSFRRRLLKFIPGLNRALEEEESKL from the exons ATGAAGAATATGACCTTCCGAAAGTTAAAGAAACTTAACTCCAGTGACCCGGACTGTGGAACATCGGACAGCGGCGAGATATACTTCAGCTCTTCCAAATCGGACAGCTGTAGAACCATGGAATCCAACAGTTCTTCAGATGTTTACAACTACAGGACCCTGGCGTATTCTGGGGGGACGCTGCCCCGGAATTTCAGAAAG ggtGGCCTGCAGAAGTGGAAGCCCCTGACAAAGTCTCCGGAGCTGCAAAG GAAAGTCATCGTTCTGGAGAAGGAAGATGAGGAGACGTTTGGCTTTGAGATTCAG ACGTACGGGCTGCACCACCAGAACGAGAACTCGGTTGAGATGTGCACGTTCGTCTGCAAGGTTCACGAGGGCAGCCCCGCGCAAAACGCCGGCCTCCGTGTTG GGGACACCATCGCAAGTGTGAACGAGGCCGTCGTGGAAGGATTTCGACACAAGGAGATCGTGCAGCTGATTAGGTCCTCCGGGAACTCCATCAG GCTGGAGACCGTGTACAGTGACTCAATACGGAAAGCAGAACTTGAGGCCCGCTTGCAATTTTTAAAG CAAACCCTGCACGAGAAGTGGGATGAGTTCCGATCTCTGATGGTGCAGGAGCAGAGGCTTGTTCATG GAATCGTGATGAGTGACGCGGCGGTGTACGAGTCACTGGAGTCCGCCCGGGCTTTTGTGTACGGCAGCCTGGGAGCGCCCAGCCCCGCCGCCGTCCGCGCTGTCCGCTGCACgggcagcaacagcagcagcgccaGCCGCCTGAGCGTCGCCACGGACGACGACCCTCTCTACCAGACCTGCCTGTACCAGGACGACCAGACCGACAGCAACAGCGGCTCCATGAACGACGTGAAGCAGTCCCAGCGGTGCACCCGCCCCGCCAGCGAGCTCTTCCCCCCCTCCAAGACGCACCTCACCCGAAGTGCCAGCACCCGCAGCTACCTGAGGGGGTCCTCCacgccagcagggggcgacaaGCAGGGCAGCTTTGGGTCCCTGCCCCGAAAACCCAAGCAGAAGAGCTTCCGCAGACGTCTGCTAAAGTTCATCCCAGGACTGAACCGGGctctggaggaagaggaaagcaAGCTTTGA